The Brassica napus cultivar Da-Ae chromosome C7, Da-Ae, whole genome shotgun sequence genome has a segment encoding these proteins:
- the LOC125589630 gene encoding cyprosin-like, translating into MDLVIKIPLTNEHNISYFGNIGIGTPRIVQRVSFNTAAHEIWIANNIQGMNNPYVAFESSTCDYGPDSEANLQVRPFYDLNMTAIRRTDKFWAGNRTMRSVFCAVYDVNPVYYSELTTWTGIVGLSFSPPAPHYAPPIWSTMMNANMLFGNIFSVWMRNYNDVGPDGGAIVFGAANSDHFDEEQGHEHYDLVDGCSEWMIQTSFVAVGQNREIQGGKALIHTASPYIFGPSRIIRAINTQILGGRRRRRRHQQIIMGEEVEDEDSHVFTHDEMLTAHNMPNVSFVFSGSDRVYTLRPNEYIIQVGGQYVSAFRPMHFSSPTAEHYTLGMPFLRRYHSLFNFEERKIGFAPSNP; encoded by the exons ATGGACTTAGTAATTAAGATCCCTCTTACAAATGAAcacaatatttcatattttggtAATATAGGAATTGGAACTCCACGAATTGTTCAAAGAGTGTCTTTTAATACCGCTGCTCATGAAATATGGATTGCAAATAACATTCAAGGAATGAATAATCCATATGTTGCATTTGAGTCAAGTACTTGTGATTATGGTCcag atTCCGAAGCAAATTTGCAAGTACGGCCGTTTTATGATCTTAATATGACTGCAATTAGGAGGACTGATAAGTTTTGGGCTGGTAATCGAACTATGAGGAGTGTATTTTGTGCTGTGTATGACGTGAATCCGGTTTATTATTCTGAACTTACAACTTGGACCGGAATTGTTGGGCTTTCATTCTCTCCTCCAGCACCACACTATGCTCCCCCGATTTG GAGCACTATGATGAATGCAAACATGTTATTTGGTAACATATTCTCTGTTTGGATGAGAAACTATAATGATGTTGGACCTGACGGAGGGGCAATAGTTTTTGGTGCCGCAAATAGCGATCATTTCGACGAAGAACAAGGACATGAACATTATGACCTTGTTGACGGTTGTAGTGAATGGATGATTCAAACGTCTTTTGTTGCTGTTGGACAAAACCGAG agataCAAGGCGGCAAAGCTTTAATTCACACAGCCTCGCCATACATATTTGGCCCTTCT CGTATAATTCGAGCTATCAATACACAAATTCTAGGTGGACGTCGTCGTAGACGTAGACATCAacaa attatCATGGGAGAGGAGGTTGAAGACGAGGATAGTCACGTGTTCACACATGATGAAATGTTAACGGCACACAACATGCCTAACGTGTCGTTCGTCTTCTCCGGTAGTGATAGAGTTTACACTCTTAGACCGAACgag TACATCATCCAGGTTGGAGGACAATACGTTAGTGCATTTAGACCCATGCATTTCTCGAGCCCGACCGCTGAGCATTA tACTCTTGGAATGCCTTTTCTGAGGCGTTATCACTCTCTATTTAACTTCGAGGAACGTAAAATCGGTTTCGCACCTTCCAATCCCTAA
- the BNAC07G28550D gene encoding uncharacterized protein BNAC07G28550D, translated as MAWMQMIQSARSVLRKTQPFSTPSLARFYSKPAPYAVKVGIPEFLSGIGGGVETHVARLEAELVDLSKLLVTRTLKLKKFGIPCKHRKLILKYSQKYRLGLWKPRADAIKA; from the exons ATGGCGTGGATGCAAATGATACAGAGCGCGAGATCTGTTCTGAGGAAAACTCAACCTTTTTCGACTCCAAGCCTCGCTAGATTCTATTCAAAACCAGCTCCTTACGCAG TGAAGGTTGGGATTCCCGAGTTCTTGAGTGGGATTGGCGGAGGAGTTGAGACCCACGTTGCCAGGCTTGAAGCTGAGTTAGTTGATCTTTCCAAACTGCTCGTGACTCGTACCCTCAAGCTCAAGAAGTTTGGCATCCCTTGCAAACAT AGGAAGCTGATACTGAAATACAGCCAGAAATACAGGCTAGGGCTATGGAAACCAAGAGCTGACGCTATAAAGGCGTGA
- the BNAC07G28560D gene encoding uncharacterized protein BNAC07G28560D, producing the protein MPSTTSWWPIRLASSGSEPGWFSGVSYGRWRWLSWSRPELSFLSVMVDDVVWKVVVAFESVALVSMLGFFFLFYGCTV; encoded by the coding sequence ATGCCGTCAACGACTAGTTGGTGGCCGATCCGCTTGGCTTCATCTGGATCCGAGCCGGGATGGTTTTCAGGAGTTAGTTACGGACGGTGGCGCTGGCTGAGCTGGAGTCGACCGGAGCTGAGTTTCTTGTCCGTGATGGTGGACGACGTTGTGTGGAAAGTAGTGGTGGCGTTCGAGTCTGTGGCTTTGGTCTCGATGCttggtttcttcttcctcttctacgGCTGCACCGTCTGA
- the LOC106348711 gene encoding nuclear envelope-associated protein 2: MSDSFKTAVDPLLRDLDGKKESFRRNVVSMAAELNQVKGRLVSQEQFFVKESLSRKEAETKAKNMERELCKLQKTLEDRNCQLEASTSAATKFLEEVDDLRLQLALTNETAETSAASAQSAQLQCSMLTEQLDDKTRVLREHEDRVTQLGHQLDNLQRDLRTRECSQKQLRDEVTRIEREITEAVAKSGKDRECELRRFVEEVSPKNVERMNKLLGVKDEEIAKLKDEIRLMSGHWKLKTKELESQLEKQRRTDQELRKKVMKLEFCLHEARSQTRKLQRMGEKRDKAIKELRDQVTGKQLNESGSGEKQNFWDTSGFKIVVSMSMLILVVVSKR, encoded by the exons ATGTCTGATTCCTTCAAAACGGCGGTGGATCCGCTTCTGAGAGATTTGGATGGGAAGAAGGAGAGTTTCCGGAGGAACGTGGTGTCTATGGCGGCTGAGCTAAATCAAGTGAAAGGCCGTTTGGTTTCTCAAGAACAATTCTTTGTTAAAGAAAGCCTTTCTAGAAAA GAAGCAGAGACAAAAGCTAAGAACATGGAAAGGGAGCTCTGTAAATTGCAGAAGACATTGGAAGATAGGAATTGTCAGCTTGAGGCTTCAACATCTGCTGCTACAAAG TTTCTCGAAGAAGTGGACGACCTGAGATTGCAGCTAGCTTTAACAAATGAAACTGCAGAAACAAGCGCTGCTTCTGCTCAATCCGCACAGCTTCAATGCTCAATGCTTACAGAACAACTTGACGATAAAACACGTGTGCTTAGAGAGCACGAAGACCGTGTGACTCAGCTCGGCCACCAGCTTGATAACCTTCAGAGAGATCTACGGACAAGAGAGTGTTCTCAGAAGCAGCTGAGAGACGAAGTCACGAGAATCGAGCGTGAGATAACCGAAGCTGTTGCAAAGTCAGGGAAAGACAGAGAATGTGAGCTCAGGAGATTCGTGGAAGAGGTTTCTCCAAAGAACGTTGAGAGAATGAACAAGCTGTTGGGTGTGAAAGACGAAGAGATTGCAAAGCTAAAAGATGAGATAAGGTTAATGTCAGGTCACTGGAAACTCAAGACTAAGGAACTTGAATCTCAG TTGGAGAAACAAAGAAGAACAGATCAAGAGTTGAGGAAGAAGGTGATGAAACTGGAGTTTTGTCTGCATGAAGCTCGTAGCCAGACAAGGAAGCTGCAGAGG ATGGGGGAGAAGAGAGACAAGGCGATCAAGGAGCTAAGAGATCAGGTTACTGGAAAACAGTTGAATGAATCGGGGTCTGGGGAGAAACAGAACTTTTGGGATACTTCAGGGTTCAAGATCGTCGTGTCAATGTCGATGTTGATATTAGTGGTTGTCTCCAAAAGATGA
- the LOC106348712 gene encoding putative RNA polymerase II subunit B1 CTD phosphatase RPAP2 homolog translates to MEKDIKNCMLDEMGLECSAIMSDGYSVEYSVAKQPPCSMKDPVSFHVEGLQMLDRKKALLGSSSGPNTKGLRKKPEKLGKKIISVQFHADSCEDGGKILTAESYEGLKAHQDTCSSSKTVTKSCLKFSGPKKLSRSVTWADNGHGDLCEVRSNDSESGLYMASTRTEDVKSVSHLALAEACATTLSHAAETVSSGDLDAVAKGGIVLLPSTHQLDEEVSEEQIEEDMTEEEATLLECPNKPGMPDFDIFDPDQSWFDGPPIGLSLTLSTFGMLWDSLFGWVSSSSLAYIYGKDESAYEEFLFVNGNEYPRRIMLVDRLSSEIKETISGCLARAGCLARALPRISTDLRLPIAIYELGKGLGSLVETMSLTWAVPSFRVEQWQVIVFVLLDALSVCRIPRIAPYIFNKNKVLEGRGIGNEDYETMKDILLPLGRVPRFDTRCGG, encoded by the exons ATGGAGAAGGACATTAAGAATTGTATGCTTGATGAGATGGGTTTGGAGTGTTCTGCTATAATGAGCGATGGATACAGTGTAGAATATAGTGTTGCTAAGCAGCCACCGTGTTCAATGAAAGATCCTGTAAGTTTCCACGTAGAAGGTCTTCAGATGTTAGACAGGAAAAAGGCTTTACTAGGATCATCCTCTGGTCCTAACACGAAAGGGTTGAGGAAAAAACCAGAAAAATTGGGAAAGAAGATTATTTCTGTTCAATTCCATGCTGATTCTTGTGAAGATGGTGGCAAAATCCTTACAGCTGAATCTTACGAGGGACTTAAAGCTCATCAGGACACGTGTTCATCTAGTAAAACCGTCACTAAATCATGCCTTAAATTTTCTGGCCCTAAGAAGCTTAGTCGTTCAGTTACCTGGGCCGATAATGGCCATGGTGATCTTTGTGAGGTTAGAAGCAATGATAGCGAATCAGGTCTTTACATGGCTTCTACTCGTACAGAGGATGTGAAAAGTGTATCACACCTCGCACTAGCAGAGGCCTGTGCTACGACATTGAGTCATGCTGCTGAAACTGTTTCTTCAGGAGATTTAGATGCCG TTGCGAAAGGAGGAATCGTTTTGTTACCAAGTACCCATCAACTGGATGAAGAGGTTTCCGAGGAGCAAATCGAGGAGGATATGACTGAAGAGGAAGCAACTCTTCTGGAGTGTCCAAATAAGCCTGGGATGCctgattttgatatttttgaccCTGATCAATCTTGGTTTGATGGACCTCCCATAGGCCTCTCTCTAACG TTATCAACTTTTGGTATGTTGTGGGATTCACTGTTTGGCTGGGTATCATCCTCCTCTCTAGCATACATATATGGGAAGGATGAATCTGCTTATGAGGAGTTCTTATTTGTTAACGGTAACGAGTACCCACGGAGGATTATGCTGGTAGACAGGCTATCCTCAGAGATCAAGGAGACAATTTCTGGGTGTCTTGCAAGAGCAGGGTGTCTTGCAAGAGCTTTACCTAGAATCTCTACTGATCTCAGGCTGCCAATAGCGATATATGAGTTGGGAAAAGGATTG GGAAGCTTGGTGGAGACGATGTCGTTGACATGGGCTGTACCTTCGTTTAGGGTTGAGCAATGGCAAGTGATAGTTTTTGTGTTACTGGATGCGTTGTCTGTATGCCGCATTCCTCGGATTGCACcttatatatttaacaaaaacaag gTTTTAGAAGGACGTGGAATAGGAAATGAAGATTATGAGACGATGAAGGATATTCTGTTACCACTTGGTCGTGTTCCACGGTTTGACACCCGATGCGGAGGATAG